A window of the Kosakonia radicincitans DSM 16656 genome harbors these coding sequences:
- the tssK gene encoding type VI secretion system baseplate subunit TssK — protein sequence MYPELQQIYWYSGVYLQPQHLQSVDLHHHYMLSRHRKLAQPWNVGLIELVFNPETLVDFTLKIERLKALLPSGDYLEFPGNCSLQPRQFRQVWKQLEKPLTLWLALRRFDPGHVNVGESPNSRWFKAPEEGVMKDVYFDGPECSVSRILYNVQILTDSEKEAVVDCEFISLLRLRYDTDRVIPDASFCPPLVSLGSTPVLKNLLDGLYAELANRAYKLEEYKRPEQSNTAQRGDMTQLLVMRSLNRTLPLLHHYCRTPGMHPWPVYGLLAQLIGELSCFSDRCSFNGEWAGETMRLLPYDHDDLYACFASAKTLLLSLLNNLALEDNVWITFIPTSQRIFIGDLSSLTGQQGDSVLLRLRSEQQLPGTTESSSFKVAPGSAIGKLIQHALPGIAATALNPAPRGVPQSKNAVYYQLNQQDDLWKKIGQEQSLAFYWDDAPDDLQVQAVFMGVS from the coding sequence ATGTATCCGGAACTTCAGCAAATTTACTGGTATTCGGGTGTTTATCTACAGCCGCAACATTTGCAGTCTGTCGATCTGCATCATCACTACATGCTGTCGCGCCATCGCAAACTGGCGCAGCCGTGGAACGTTGGGCTGATTGAGTTGGTGTTTAACCCGGAAACGCTGGTTGATTTCACGCTAAAAATTGAACGCCTGAAGGCGCTGTTACCTTCCGGGGATTATCTGGAGTTTCCCGGCAACTGTAGCCTGCAACCGCGCCAGTTTCGCCAGGTATGGAAACAGCTGGAGAAACCGTTAACCCTGTGGCTGGCGCTGCGCCGTTTCGACCCAGGCCACGTGAATGTCGGCGAGTCGCCAAACAGCCGCTGGTTTAAAGCGCCGGAAGAAGGCGTGATGAAAGATGTCTACTTCGACGGGCCGGAGTGCAGCGTCTCGCGCATTCTTTATAATGTACAGATCCTCACCGACAGCGAGAAAGAGGCGGTGGTGGATTGTGAATTTATTTCCCTTCTGCGGCTGCGCTATGACACCGATCGGGTGATCCCTGACGCCAGTTTTTGTCCTCCGCTGGTCAGCCTTGGCAGCACGCCGGTACTGAAAAATCTGCTGGACGGTCTGTATGCCGAGCTGGCAAACCGCGCCTATAAACTCGAAGAGTACAAACGCCCGGAACAGAGCAATACCGCCCAGCGCGGCGATATGACGCAACTATTAGTGATGCGCTCGCTGAACCGGACGCTGCCGTTGCTGCACCACTACTGTCGCACGCCGGGCATGCATCCGTGGCCCGTCTACGGTCTGCTGGCGCAACTGATTGGTGAACTCTCCTGTTTCAGCGATCGCTGTTCATTTAATGGTGAATGGGCCGGTGAGACGATGCGCCTGTTGCCGTATGACCACGATGACCTTTATGCCTGTTTCGCCAGCGCGAAAACCCTTCTGCTGTCACTGCTGAATAACCTGGCGCTGGAAGATAACGTCTGGATCACCTTCATACCAACCAGCCAGCGCATCTTTATCGGCGATTTATCGTCACTCACCGGACAACAGGGCGACAGCGTGTTGCTGCGACTGCGTTCAGAGCAGCAACTTCCCGGCACAACCGAGAGCAGCAGTTTCAAAGTGGCGCCGGGCTCGGCGATCGGCAAGCTGATTCAACATGCGCTACCGGGGATTGCCGCTACGGCGCTGAACCCTGCGCCGCGTGGCGTGCCACAGAGCAAAAACGCGGTCTATTACCAACTGAACCAGCAGGACGATCTGTGGAAGAAGATCGGCCAGGAGCAGAGCCTGGCTTTTTACTGGGATGACGCGCCCGACGATCTACAAGTCCAGGCCGTCTTTATGGGGGTGTCATGA
- a CDS encoding DUF6931 family protein, translating into MASVELSHHQQLACGNWEEALQQWRQQYDFKTVVSQLTALLRRFASTDALPLLDDIARYGRQPDETLRWRIFEQAKELGFNTPVGALALSLFWSQGSMSPPDLEPVYPDPQLSQQILNCALVMSACQLSESPTEGVRLLFSHIADGGL; encoded by the coding sequence ATGGCATCCGTTGAATTATCCCACCACCAACAACTTGCCTGCGGCAACTGGGAAGAAGCCCTGCAACAGTGGCGCCAGCAGTATGACTTCAAAACGGTCGTCAGCCAATTGACCGCCCTGCTTCGGCGCTTTGCCAGCACGGATGCGCTGCCGCTGCTGGATGATATCGCCCGCTACGGCCGTCAACCCGACGAAACACTGCGCTGGCGCATCTTTGAACAGGCGAAGGAGCTGGGTTTTAACACGCCAGTTGGTGCCCTTGCTTTGTCGCTGTTCTGGTCGCAGGGAAGTATGAGCCCGCCGGATCTCGAACCGGTTTATCCCGATCCGCAACTGAGCCAGCAAATCCTGAATTGTGCGCTGGTGATGTCGGCCTGTCAGCTCTCTGAGTCTCCGACGGAGGGCGTACGCCTGCTGTTTTCCCACATTGCTGACGGGGGTCTGTGA
- a CDS encoding DotU family type IV/VI secretion system protein yields the protein MSELLDGYLPVFRLVLEMIAEPTSFTDYAEARQECLVRLEQAMQRACQQDASEEEKAAAQFAVIAWIDETVLCSSLPWRERWQSELLQRKYLNITVAGERFFTCLAQLEPAWHQARKVFLFCLQNGFHGQYSTPEDDEPLQEIITEQRALCLPASWLSWPNDSAITPATCGQTVATPLYKHLLLRATVTLLLLYGFLLLLLYHYTN from the coding sequence ATGAGCGAGCTTCTTGATGGCTATCTGCCAGTCTTCAGGCTGGTACTGGAGATGATTGCAGAACCAACATCGTTTACCGATTACGCCGAAGCGCGGCAAGAGTGTCTTGTCCGGCTGGAGCAGGCGATGCAGCGAGCCTGCCAACAGGATGCCAGCGAAGAGGAGAAAGCGGCCGCGCAGTTTGCGGTTATCGCCTGGATCGATGAAACGGTGCTCTGTTCATCCTTGCCGTGGCGCGAGCGCTGGCAGAGTGAATTATTGCAGCGTAAGTATCTGAATATCACCGTCGCCGGAGAGCGCTTTTTTACCTGTCTGGCGCAGCTTGAGCCTGCCTGGCATCAGGCGAGAAAGGTCTTTCTCTTCTGTCTGCAAAATGGTTTTCACGGTCAGTACAGCACGCCCGAGGATGACGAGCCATTGCAGGAGATCATTACAGAGCAGCGTGCGCTGTGTCTGCCGGCATCATGGTTAAGCTGGCCAAACGACAGCGCGATCACGCCCGCGACATGCGGACAAACCGTCGCTACACCGCTGTATAAACACCTGCTACTGCGAGCAACCGTGACCCTGTTGCTGCTGTACGGTTTTTTACTTTTGCTTCTTTATCACTACACAAACTGA
- the tssJ gene encoding type VI secretion system lipoprotein TssJ: protein MPGKHTFIIAFCAALLSGCAEENTAPATKQQAIDQVAAPFAQGAITLAIQTDPDLNAVHGIANSCTLLVIQAQQANTLSKLLSNPFALKNLFSAAGAQDEILKVDRYAAMPGQHTTLHIDRSENTRYLAVVAGYYPFPQKQHMALIRIPVATESSGWWTPRWLAQLAPLTLTLHLGSNSMTQFTGAEREPLRLQNAAPAPAPSPASQGS from the coding sequence ATGCCGGGAAAACATACCTTTATCATTGCTTTTTGCGCTGCGCTGCTCAGCGGGTGCGCGGAGGAAAACACGGCTCCCGCCACGAAACAGCAGGCCATTGACCAGGTTGCCGCGCCCTTTGCCCAGGGCGCCATCACGCTGGCTATTCAAACCGACCCGGATTTGAATGCGGTGCATGGTATTGCCAATAGCTGCACGTTACTGGTTATCCAGGCGCAACAAGCCAATACACTAAGCAAACTGCTCTCTAACCCTTTCGCGTTAAAGAACCTGTTCAGCGCCGCGGGCGCGCAGGATGAGATCTTAAAAGTTGACCGTTACGCCGCCATGCCGGGACAGCACACGACGCTGCATATCGATCGCAGCGAGAATACCCGTTACCTCGCGGTGGTTGCCGGTTATTACCCGTTCCCGCAAAAGCAGCATATGGCGCTCATCCGTATTCCCGTCGCCACTGAAAGCTCCGGCTGGTGGACGCCGCGCTGGCTGGCGCAACTGGCTCCGCTAACGCTTACCCTGCATCTCGGTAGCAACAGCATGACGCAGTTTACCGGCGCTGAACGCGAGCCGCTGCGCCTGCAAAATGCGGCGCCCGCACCGGCGCCATCCCCTGCCAGCCAAGGAAGCTGA
- the tssA gene encoding type VI secretion system protein TssA, whose translation MTLVADIAPLLAPISPENPAGENLEYELLFDTIRSARESDPDYLPEGDWSVSEPRKADWNKVRMLSEKALMEQSKDLQLACWLVESRCHLQGLAGLCSGIDFLCAFLQQFWFQCWPSLEEDGVLARRSRLSRLDRDISMQLFRQPLLAQEMTSLATWREIQAFEQKITAHPESREELIAQKGDLSMSSFDRLATQFSAHDISQQLALTEQLTAALRQCEACYASLSEDQEGDVFVLIRQTLAEVTDYLQRLAQRAMPLATDAPVDSAEGAPLATTSPFATSQMMNRELAISQMLAIGAWFRQTEPSSPVPFLMDRAARWANMTLTEWLEEMLTDDTSLHAIHNVLTGQSQ comes from the coding sequence ATGACCCTTGTTGCCGATATTGCGCCGCTGTTAGCGCCAATCAGCCCGGAAAATCCTGCCGGGGAAAATCTGGAATATGAACTGCTGTTTGACACCATCCGCAGCGCGCGTGAAAGCGATCCGGACTACTTGCCCGAAGGCGACTGGTCGGTGAGCGAACCCCGCAAAGCGGACTGGAATAAAGTGCGGATGCTGAGTGAAAAAGCCCTCATGGAGCAGAGCAAAGATCTGCAACTGGCGTGCTGGCTCGTGGAGTCGCGCTGCCATTTGCAGGGGCTTGCCGGGCTGTGCTCAGGCATCGATTTTCTTTGCGCCTTCCTGCAACAGTTCTGGTTTCAGTGCTGGCCTTCGCTTGAGGAAGATGGCGTTTTAGCGCGCCGTAGCCGACTGTCGCGCCTCGATCGCGACATCAGTATGCAGCTTTTTCGCCAGCCGTTGCTGGCGCAAGAGATGACCTCGCTGGCGACATGGCGGGAGATTCAGGCATTCGAACAAAAAATCACCGCTCACCCGGAAAGCCGCGAGGAGTTGATAGCGCAGAAAGGCGATCTGTCGATGAGCAGTTTCGATCGGCTGGCGACGCAATTTTCTGCCCATGACATCAGCCAGCAGCTTGCGCTTACGGAACAACTGACCGCTGCGCTGCGGCAATGCGAGGCATGTTATGCCTCGTTGAGTGAGGATCAGGAAGGCGATGTCTTTGTTCTGATCCGCCAGACGTTAGCGGAAGTGACCGACTATCTGCAACGCCTGGCGCAACGGGCAATGCCGTTGGCTACAGACGCTCCAGTTGACAGCGCAGAAGGCGCACCGCTCGCCACGACGTCGCCCTTCGCCACCTCACAGATGATGAACCGCGAGCTGGCCATCAGCCAGATGCTGGCTATCGGTGCCTGGTTTCGCCAGACCGAACCCTCAAGCCCGGTGCCCTTTCTGATGGATCGCGCCGCCCGCTGGGCAAACATGACGCTAACCGAATGGCTGGAAGAGATGCTTACCGACGATACCAGCCTGCATGCCATTCATAATGTATTAACAGGACAGAGCCAATAA
- a CDS encoding type VI secretion system Vgr family protein, translating to MSIIEKSKEQQHHFIGWNGDLAGSLLLVSLRGQESLSSPYQYELRSLTKMKEADLARWHGEAVSCRIGDGSQSLPQRHLHGVVTRIRYAQRTGDEAECIFTLEPTLSLLHMGRMMRIWQNTSVPDLVSTLLKNYGINDVEVQLHGTYPKREYCVQYRESALRFIERILQEEGIYYFFRHSAAAHTLVLADHPASHATIGGEKLAWHHQGEIITGGTIDSWEASMALLPASVAIQGFNMPQTAAIDDLKSARSADKSISSVTFTDITPQGDRELITRKAQTVMAAKEANIRHFAATANAHWLSCGEIFTLSGHPSGDKAYNIQRLDLEAVNNFDDNSSVCFCQLQAISNDQPWVPADSHPLPEIPGVLTATVVGPASEEIHADEYGRIKIQFPWDKENPNDDTCSCWVQVVQPWSGAKFGAQFLPRVGCEVLVSFVQGHPDFPVVIGTVHNGQNKPPFALPAGKNESGFMSRSTPKGSVDEGHRLSFNDKKGEELLTIIAQKDLALTVKNDATSTIAANRSTELTKGNDLLVLKEGDMSVTLEKGNWQQRVTGNASAEVKDGNYTLSVTGNATTEVKDGEYKLNVTGNTTTEVKDGEYKLSVAGNTTTEVKDGNYKLSVAGNNTTELKSGNYMLSVSGGSGGIKTDKALTFESTQGIELKVGSNKISLSPSGITINGTLLTLEAKATAELKGAMTTVSGSGMTQVSGGIINIG from the coding sequence ATGTCGATTATTGAAAAAAGCAAAGAGCAACAACACCATTTTATCGGCTGGAACGGCGATCTCGCCGGTTCGCTGCTGCTCGTCTCACTTCGCGGGCAGGAATCACTCTCCTCGCCATATCAATACGAACTGCGTTCGCTGACAAAAATGAAGGAGGCAGATCTGGCACGCTGGCATGGCGAAGCGGTCTCCTGCCGCATCGGTGACGGCAGTCAGTCGCTGCCGCAGCGCCATCTGCACGGTGTCGTGACCCGCATTCGTTATGCGCAGCGCACCGGGGATGAGGCGGAATGTATTTTCACGCTCGAACCGACACTCTCGCTGCTGCACATGGGGCGCATGATGCGCATCTGGCAAAACACCAGCGTGCCGGATCTGGTCAGTACTCTGCTCAAAAATTACGGCATCAACGATGTCGAGGTGCAGTTGCATGGCACGTACCCGAAGCGAGAGTACTGTGTGCAGTATCGTGAGTCGGCATTGCGTTTTATCGAGCGAATTTTGCAGGAAGAAGGGATCTACTACTTTTTCCGCCACAGCGCAGCGGCTCATACCTTAGTGCTGGCCGATCATCCCGCCAGCCACGCCACCATTGGCGGAGAGAAACTCGCCTGGCACCATCAGGGTGAAATCATCACCGGCGGCACTATCGATAGCTGGGAAGCCAGCATGGCGTTGCTGCCTGCAAGCGTGGCGATTCAGGGCTTCAATATGCCGCAAACCGCCGCGATTGATGATCTGAAAAGCGCCCGCAGTGCTGATAAATCCATCTCATCAGTGACGTTCACCGATATCACGCCGCAGGGCGATCGCGAATTGATCACCCGCAAGGCCCAAACGGTGATGGCGGCGAAAGAAGCCAATATTCGCCACTTTGCCGCGACGGCGAATGCGCACTGGTTGAGTTGCGGCGAAATTTTCACGCTGAGCGGCCATCCTTCCGGTGACAAGGCATACAACATTCAGCGTCTGGATCTGGAAGCGGTTAATAACTTCGACGACAACAGCAGCGTCTGCTTTTGCCAGTTGCAGGCGATAAGTAACGATCAACCCTGGGTACCAGCCGATAGTCATCCACTGCCGGAGATCCCTGGCGTTCTGACGGCAACCGTCGTTGGACCTGCTTCAGAAGAGATCCACGCCGATGAATATGGCCGCATCAAAATCCAGTTTCCGTGGGACAAAGAAAACCCCAATGACGATACCTGCTCCTGCTGGGTGCAGGTGGTCCAGCCGTGGAGCGGTGCGAAGTTCGGCGCGCAATTTCTTCCGCGCGTCGGCTGTGAAGTGTTGGTCAGCTTTGTGCAGGGACATCCCGATTTCCCGGTGGTTATCGGCACGGTGCATAACGGTCAGAATAAGCCGCCATTCGCCCTTCCCGCCGGGAAAAACGAGAGCGGTTTTATGTCACGCAGCACGCCCAAAGGCAGCGTCGATGAGGGCCATCGCCTGAGTTTCAACGATAAAAAAGGCGAAGAGTTGCTGACCATCATTGCGCAAAAGGATCTCGCGCTGACGGTAAAAAATGATGCCACCAGCACCATCGCCGCCAACCGCAGCACCGAGTTGACCAAAGGCAACGATCTGTTGGTGCTGAAAGAAGGCGATATGAGCGTCACGCTGGAAAAAGGCAACTGGCAACAGCGCGTGACGGGCAATGCCAGCGCAGAGGTAAAGGACGGCAATTACACGCTCAGCGTTACCGGCAATGCCACCACTGAAGTGAAAGACGGCGAGTACAAGCTCAACGTCACCGGCAATACCACCACCGAAGTGAAAGACGGCGAGTACAAACTCAGCGTTGCCGGTAATACCACCACCGAAGTGAAAGACGGTAACTACAAGCTCAGCGTGGCGGGCAATAACACCACCGAGCTGAAGAGCGGCAATTACATGCTCAGCGTGAGCGGCGGCAGCGGCGGTATCAAAACGGATAAAGCGCTGACGTTCGAATCCACACAAGGCATCGAACTGAAAGTGGGCAGCAACAAAATCAGCCTTTCGCCCAGCGGCATTACGATTAACGGCACCCTGCTCACCCTTGAAGCGAAAGCTACGGCAGAGCTTAAAGGCGCAATGACCACGGTGTCCGGCAGCGGGATGACGCAGGTTTCAGGCGGCATTATTAACATCGGCTAA
- a CDS encoding PAAR domain-containing protein: protein MAQPAARVSDMHTCPMVTPGVPPIPHVGGPIMPPGVPTVLIGGLPAATVGSMATCVGPVDSIVMGSFKVLIGKKPAARMGDSCAHGGVIVAGCPKVLIG from the coding sequence ATGGCTCAACCTGCGGCCCGTGTCTCTGATATGCATACCTGCCCGATGGTGACACCCGGCGTTCCGCCAATCCCGCATGTCGGCGGCCCCATCATGCCACCTGGCGTCCCTACGGTGCTAATTGGCGGTCTTCCCGCCGCGACCGTCGGCTCAATGGCGACCTGCGTCGGGCCTGTCGACAGCATCGTAATGGGCAGTTTCAAAGTGCTGATCGGCAAAAAACCGGCCGCACGCATGGGAGATAGCTGCGCACATGGCGGCGTGATTGTCGCCGGATGCCCCAAAGTTCTGATCGGATAA
- a CDS encoding type VI secretion protein IcmF/TssM N-terminal domain-containing protein — MFKKLACFTGWLAVLCLSLIFSFMLGLWQGWSTPGILLLWLLVMVLTALLWHSLPEILLLVRGKKGRRWFTKYRLSRREYVLFNHWKAGASVIKRIQRRRTHLPWYLLVGERGGKSTLLASAGLPRFYGDNADGTTAPTRTLQWWFFRDLCVLDLSSNFLNGAATFRQAWSKLARWCTRIPAPGGIIIALPMSQLMRGDLSQLHALARQQRSLVEPLVRHYGERLPLYVLVTQCDKFPGFSLWQHQLSDAQRQQALGYTWSVPPHIDGQDDTTLQPLFARLHEGFSLVRLSMARPATLSAPEYNTLLDFPEAFARLEPALRYTLAALCEANAYFSPATLKSIWFCSAEPQVENQGRRTSYFIQDLLTRHLPALSLKRSGLRWYQRSFGKTCCYAAIGICALWLAISASMSAMRLRSGLAELAPDKLAAFVAADEQHATLALPWLPFMPLFNQQQREAETLLARIPVTARPARQTLEAYQQRALSASPAQQRHDILQLAAAVTRWRQMQHGTPLDTLAEAAPISDELIQNVYPPTLSPLTRLALERYYIQRPYGERWLQNAQRVLENLVNHDLSLRWLQAPDAAFPPLHAATFWPALPDSLALDGKWTQAGEATVNQWMAEIEAAADRTEPIFQPLRESWQEARQQAWRQYLIDVTAHLSPDETGTASRRQLIAISQNQSPAMRFAARIVDELEAIPPEHAQPWLTTLRDVQTLARAGDGAALLQRTERLNKQLRLSLADWFQGKTQTAAAATAQSAQQAWLDWQKSRNSAVNAAVAQEKPGDTLTRGLFTPGQQKPDTNPLGTLLPALATLQERVSPDEIDADVAAVWRLYQDDARALLANAMASSACWLNAQWKSSVIWPLGKNAEKRSYEEQQELSQQLVGNFLRGPAKPMLSVDNNGLRAAGFAGMTLPFTAEFSQFLRNAFPADILQDLPQRTTTKIQDQKATLQAKVAALELQQSKLEKQVVKTTVTSLPATIAEGAQVIPTGTQLLLNCQKGDQLLSSMNFADKADFTWQPGQCHGVTLSVMFPDFVAVDQINGDDAWPWFVSLFSSGETLIDSHDFGDSAELLKRLGIQQILVRFAMSNTRPLEEAWQSWKTNADEISSLTQQISDLNEQSAYPQPDELAVHALSGLPDEITQCQ, encoded by the coding sequence ATGTTTAAGAAATTAGCCTGTTTTACTGGCTGGCTGGCGGTACTGTGCCTGTCGCTGATATTCAGTTTTATGCTCGGCCTGTGGCAAGGATGGAGCACCCCGGGGATCCTGTTGCTATGGCTGCTGGTGATGGTGCTTACCGCGCTGTTGTGGCACTCGCTTCCCGAGATATTGCTGCTTGTCAGAGGGAAAAAAGGCCGCCGCTGGTTCACCAAATACCGCTTATCGCGCCGGGAATATGTGCTGTTTAATCACTGGAAAGCGGGTGCCTCGGTCATCAAACGCATTCAACGTCGGCGTACGCATCTTCCGTGGTATTTGCTGGTCGGCGAACGTGGTGGCAAAAGTACGCTGCTTGCCAGCGCAGGGCTGCCCCGTTTTTATGGTGATAACGCCGACGGCACAACCGCCCCGACCCGCACGCTGCAGTGGTGGTTTTTTCGCGATCTGTGCGTGCTCGATCTGTCGAGCAATTTTTTAAACGGTGCTGCCACCTTCCGCCAGGCCTGGAGCAAACTTGCCCGCTGGTGCACGCGCATTCCCGCGCCTGGCGGCATCATTATTGCGTTGCCGATGAGCCAGTTAATGCGTGGCGATCTCAGCCAATTGCATGCGCTGGCCCGCCAGCAACGTAGCCTTGTCGAACCGCTGGTCAGGCACTATGGCGAACGTTTACCCCTCTATGTTTTAGTCACCCAGTGCGATAAGTTCCCCGGTTTTAGTTTGTGGCAGCATCAGCTCTCTGACGCCCAACGCCAGCAGGCATTGGGTTACACATGGAGCGTGCCGCCGCATATTGATGGCCAGGACGACACCACGCTGCAACCGCTATTCGCGCGTCTGCACGAAGGGTTTTCTCTCGTGCGTCTGAGTATGGCGCGCCCGGCCACGCTCAGCGCGCCTGAGTACAATACCCTGTTGGATTTCCCGGAAGCCTTCGCCCGTCTGGAACCCGCCCTGCGCTACACGCTGGCCGCCCTGTGCGAAGCCAACGCCTATTTCAGCCCGGCCACGCTGAAGAGCATCTGGTTTTGTTCCGCCGAACCGCAGGTGGAAAATCAGGGTCGCCGCACCAGCTATTTCATCCAGGATCTGCTGACCCGCCACCTTCCGGCATTGAGTTTAAAAAGAAGCGGACTGCGTTGGTATCAGCGTTCATTCGGCAAAACCTGCTGCTACGCCGCAATCGGTATCTGCGCCCTCTGGCTGGCGATAAGCGCCAGCATGAGCGCCATGCGCTTGCGATCCGGGCTGGCAGAATTAGCGCCGGATAAGCTGGCGGCGTTTGTTGCCGCAGACGAGCAACATGCAACGCTGGCGCTGCCCTGGCTGCCGTTTATGCCTTTATTCAACCAGCAACAACGCGAGGCTGAAACGTTGCTTGCCCGCATTCCAGTGACGGCGCGCCCTGCCCGGCAGACGCTGGAAGCGTATCAGCAACGCGCCCTTAGCGCGTCGCCCGCACAACAGCGACACGACATTCTGCAACTGGCGGCGGCGGTCACGCGCTGGCGACAAATGCAGCACGGCACGCCGCTGGATACGCTCGCCGAAGCCGCGCCGATTAGCGACGAGCTGATACAAAATGTCTATCCGCCGACGCTATCGCCGCTGACCCGGCTGGCGCTGGAGCGTTATTACATTCAGCGTCCCTATGGCGAACGCTGGTTGCAGAACGCACAACGGGTGCTGGAAAATCTGGTCAATCACGATCTGTCACTACGCTGGTTACAGGCTCCGGACGCCGCATTTCCGCCGCTGCACGCGGCAACGTTCTGGCCAGCCTTACCCGATTCACTTGCTCTTGACGGGAAATGGACACAGGCCGGTGAAGCCACCGTTAATCAATGGATGGCAGAGATTGAAGCCGCTGCCGATCGTACTGAACCGATTTTTCAGCCATTGCGTGAAAGCTGGCAGGAGGCGAGGCAGCAGGCATGGCGTCAGTATCTGATCGACGTGACGGCGCACCTTTCACCGGATGAAACCGGCACGGCGTCGCGCCGCCAGTTGATTGCTATCAGCCAGAATCAAAGCCCGGCGATGCGCTTTGCCGCCCGCATCGTTGACGAGCTTGAGGCCATTCCGCCGGAACACGCGCAGCCCTGGCTGACCACGCTGCGTGACGTTCAGACGCTCGCCCGTGCGGGCGATGGCGCCGCGCTGCTGCAACGCACCGAGCGGCTCAACAAACAACTGCGCCTGTCCCTTGCTGACTGGTTTCAGGGCAAAACTCAAACGGCCGCGGCCGCCACGGCGCAATCTGCCCAACAGGCATGGCTCGACTGGCAAAAGTCCCGTAACAGCGCCGTTAATGCGGCCGTAGCACAGGAAAAACCCGGCGATACGTTAACGCGTGGGCTTTTTACCCCCGGGCAACAAAAACCGGACACCAACCCGCTGGGCACTCTCCTGCCGGCACTTGCCACGTTGCAGGAACGCGTCTCGCCCGATGAGATCGATGCGGATGTGGCGGCGGTGTGGCGGCTGTATCAGGATGATGCCCGCGCGCTACTGGCGAACGCGATGGCCAGCAGCGCGTGTTGGTTGAATGCGCAATGGAAAAGCAGCGTGATCTGGCCGCTGGGGAAAAATGCCGAAAAACGCAGCTACGAAGAGCAACAAGAGCTTAGCCAGCAACTGGTGGGCAATTTTCTGCGCGGCCCGGCGAAGCCCATGCTGTCGGTGGACAATAATGGTCTTCGCGCCGCCGGTTTTGCCGGCATGACGTTGCCATTCACGGCGGAATTTAGCCAGTTTCTCCGTAACGCCTTCCCCGCGGATATTCTTCAGGATCTGCCGCAACGCACCACCACCAAAATCCAGGATCAGAAAGCAACGTTGCAGGCCAAAGTCGCGGCGCTTGAGTTGCAACAAAGCAAACTCGAAAAACAGGTTGTGAAAACAACGGTCACCAGCCTGCCAGCAACCATCGCCGAAGGCGCGCAGGTTATCCCAACCGGAACACAGCTATTACTGAACTGCCAGAAAGGCGACCAGCTACTCAGCAGTATGAATTTTGCCGACAAAGCCGATTTCACCTGGCAGCCGGGACAGTGCCACGGCGTCACGCTAAGCGTTATGTTCCCTGATTTTGTCGCCGTTGATCAGATTAATGGCGACGATGCCTGGCCGTGGTTTGTCAGCCTGTTCTCTTCAGGAGAAACGCTGATCGACAGCCATGATTTCGGTGACAGCGCAGAGTTGCTTAAGCGATTAGGCATCCAACAGATCCTCGTTCGTTTTGCCATGTCCAACACCCGCCCCCTTGAGGAGGCGTGGCAAAGCTGGAAAACGAACGCCGATGAAATCAGTTCCCTCACCCAACAAATCAGCGATCTCAACGAGCAGTCAGCGTATCCGCAACCTGACGAGTTAGCGGTGCACGCGCTCTCTGGTTTGCCCGACGAAATCACACAGTGTCAGTAA